Proteins co-encoded in one Pseudophryne corroboree isolate aPseCor3 chromosome 1, aPseCor3.hap2, whole genome shotgun sequence genomic window:
- the LOC135051044 gene encoding nicotinamide N-methyltransferase-like has product MDPSGKKHYHKHGYDPHKVMATYFSRDTKRCFFQESTINIMTALHKAFSSGIVKGKSLVDISFGPMIFQLFAICEFLEEITVLEFNDLCIKELEKWLKKDPDAYDWSHTLEILTDLKGSRFGITFPFCLHNYSLNATLMYYEPDFDNEEWKGTEDMVRSKLKRVVKCDFEKTNPTDPVVLPKVDCAISIWALDIISKDKATYLENLKKMSSLIKPGGYLILFGDINASYFKIDGHKYHVLTYDDIFLKTTLCDEGYSIDHYEDLEKNTTEDLVDHEKIVFVVARKVKQV; this is encoded by the exons ATGGATCCCAGTGGCAAAAAGCACTATCATAAGCATGGCTATGATCCCCACAAAGTCATGGCCACATACTTCTCTCGGGATACGAAACGCTGTTTCTTTCAGGAATCCACGATAAACATCATGACGGCTCTTCATAAAGCATTTTCTTCAG GTATTGTTAAAGGAAAATCCCTGGTTGACATTAGCTTTGGACCCATGATATTTCAACTTTTTGCAATCTGTGAATTCCTGGAAGAAATTACAGTTCTAGAGTTCAATGACCTTTGCATCAAGGAACTGGAAAAATGGCTAAAAAAAGATCCAGATGCCTATGACTGGTCTCATACCTTAGAAATACTGACAGACTTAAAGGGAAGCAGGTTTGGCATCACTTTTCCTTTCTGTTTACACAACTATTCTCTCAATGCAACACTAATGTATTATGAGCCTGATTTTGATAA TGAAGAATGGAAAGGAACAGAAGATATGGTGAGGAGCAAACTGAAACGTGTTGTGAAATGTGACTTCGAAAAAACCAACCCTACAGATCCCGTAGTTTTACCAAAAGTGGACTGTGCAATCAGTATATGGGCGCTGGACATTATTAGTAAGGACAAGGCTACTTACCTCGAAAACTTGAAAAAAATGTCATCTCTCATTAAACCAGGTGGATATCTCATACTGTTTGGAGATATCAATGCTTCCTATTTTAAAATCGACGGGCACAAGTATCATGTATTAACTTACGATGACATATTTTTGAAAACAACTCTATGTGATGAAGGTTATAGCATTGATCACTATGAGGACCTGGAGAAAAACACCACTGAGGATCTTGTGGATCATGAGAAAATTGTTTTTGTTGTTGCCCGTAAAGTAAAACAGGTTTAG